In Cherax quadricarinatus isolate ZL_2023a chromosome 19, ASM3850222v1, whole genome shotgun sequence, the following are encoded in one genomic region:
- the LOC128705746 gene encoding cuticle protein AM1199-like, with product MKLVVLACLAAVAVAAPQLQDNQPVVAILRDDRQDNGDGTFNYAFEADNGIAVEASGSPGSQGQSNIQGVYRFPLDDGTIAEVRYVADENGYRPESPLLPTPHSLPDHALAQIRFAEEQRALGVVFE from the exons ATGAAGCTC GTGGTTCTTGCCTGCCTGGCGGCCGTGGCCGTCGCTGCTCCTCAGCTTCAAGACAACCAGCCAGTGGTGGCGATCCTCAGAGATGACCGTCAAGACAACGGTGACGGTACCTTCAACTACGCCTTCGAGGCCGATAACGGCATCGCTGTGGAAGCCTCCGGCAGCCCTGGCTCCCAGGGCCAGAGCAACATCCAGGGCGTCTACAG GTTCCCTCTTGACGACGGCACCATCGCTGAGGTCCGCTACGTCGCTGATGAGAACGGCTACAGACCAGAGTCCCCGCTGCTGCCCAcgcctcactctctccctgaccaCGCACTCGCGCAGATCCGCTTCGCCGAGGAACAGCGAGCTCTCGGTGTTGTGTTTGAATAA